The Myxococcales bacterium genome includes the window AATGCACGCCAATCGTCGCGAGGCCATCAGTGAAATTCGCGCGGGGTCAATTGGCGCGCTCGTGGGCGAAGATGTCGCCTCAACGGGTGATACGTTGTGCGATCCAAATCACCTGATCCTGCTCGATCGAATCGCCGTCCCACAGTCAGTTATTGAGGTGGTCATGGAACCAGCGGCGGGGGCGGACATGCCGAGGTTGGTAATGGCGCTTGAGAAGCTAGCCGCGGAGGATCCGTCGATTCGCGTGGCCATCGATCAAGAAACCTCGCTGCCGCTCGTCTCTGGCATGGGCGAGTTGCACCTGGAAATTGCCAGCGAACGACTGCGGCGCGAGTTTGGCCTAAACGTGCGCGTAAGCCGACCGCGGGTCGCCTTTCGCGAGACGATTACCCAGGCCGCGACGGCGGAGCGATCAATTGTCCGTCAGGTTGGGCCGGTCGGACAGTTTGGCCATGTTGTGCTGGCCGTCGAGCCCGCACGGAGGGGCGGTGGGTTCACTTTTGTGAACGATATTCAGTTTTCTGTTGTGCCAAGAGCATTTTTGCCAGCCATAGAGGAAGGCATCCACGACGCGCTGGACCGAGGCGTGCTGGCAGGCCACCTAGTAACTGACCTGGTGGTGCGGCTGGTTGGCGGCAGCAGCCATCCAGTTGACTCCGCCCCGGCCGCGTTCCGCCAGGCGGCGTATCAGGCCTGCCAGGAGGCCGTCCTGGCGGCCGGCCCAACAGTCATCGAACCGGTCATGTCGGTGCTGGTCGAAACACCCGATGATGCCGTCGGAGATGTGATCGGCGATTTGTACGCGAGACGTGGAAAGATCACTGGAATCTCCTCACAGACTGGTGTACAGACCGTCGCCTGCGTGGTGCCCCTGGCATCCATGCTCGGTTATGCGACCGAGTTACGGTCCAAAACCCGGGGTAGAGCCTCATTTTTAATGGAATTTAAAGAGTACCAACCTATTTCAACCACCGGCAAATCTGGGCTAGTTTCCCGCCCCCACAGCACCTAATTGTGGAAATCGACGCAACCAGACGGAAGTTAACAATATGAGCACGCCACGCATTCGAATTCGCCTTAAAGCCTACGATCATAAACTGCTTGATCAGTCGACCAAGGAGATTGTTGATACCGCCTTGCGTACCAGCGCACGCGTCGCGGGGCCGATCCCCTTGCCAACGAAAATCAACAAGTATTGCGTGCTGCGGTCGCCTCACACCGATAAGAAATCGCGCGAGCAATTCGAGATTCGCACGCATATGCGACTGATCGACATCCTCGAGCCAACGCAAGCCACGCTCGATGCGCTGATGAAGCTCGACCTGTCGGCAGGCGTGGACGTAGCGATCAAGTAGCAGCCCGGGATAGAGCGGAGAATTATTATGGCGACGATTGATGTGAAAAATATCGCAGGACAGAAGGTTGGCTCAATCAACTTGAGCGACGCTGTTTTTGCCGCTGAGATTAACGAGCACCTGCTGTGGGAAGTTGTCAAATGGCAACTTGCCAAGCGACGTTCGGGCACGCACTCCACCAAGCGAATGAGTGAAGTCCGCGGTTCGTCGATCAAGCCTTACAAGCAAAAAGGCACCGGCCAGGCGCGACAAGGTAGCTTCCAGGCGCCGCAATTCGTCGGCGGCGGTAGCGTGTTCGGGCCGAAGCCGCGCAGCTACGAGTACAAGATGCCCAAGAAGGCCAAGCGCCTCGCCTTGTGCTCCGCGCTCTCCTTGCGCGCCAATGAAAAGAAGTTGATCGTGCTCGATAAGTTCGAGACCGCCGGTAAAACCAAAGAAGTCGCCACCGCGCTCGCCAAGCTCGGCGCTGACCGCAAGGCGCTCATTGTCGATCAAGGCGACAACGATATGCTCGCGCGCGGCGCGCGCAACCTCGAGGGTGCCAAGTGGCTCTCCGTCGACGGGATCAATGTCTACGACATCCTTCGCCACGACACGCTCATTATGACCAGCGAAGCGATGAAAAATCTGGAGGCGGCGCTCGGCGCCGAGTAGTGCAATCATGCGTGCAGCCCAACTAATCATTAAACGCCCTCTGCTGACCGAGAAGAGCGCGCGCTTGCGCGAAACCGGCGGCGCGGCCACGGCGCCGGCCGAAGGCGAAGCGTTTCGCCAGAAATTCGTGTTTGAAGTGGCGCGCGACGCCAACAAGATCGAGATTCGCCAGGCGATTCAGTCACTGTTCAACGTCACCGTTACTAATGTTCATACGTTGATCACGCGTGGCAAAGAGAAGCGCGTCGGCCGATTTGCGGGACGTCAGCCTTCGCAAAAAAAGGCGGTCGTCACATTGAAGGCCGGCGAGTCCATTGAATTTTTTGAGGGAGTCTAACGACCATGGCGATCCAAAAATACAAGCCAACGTCACCCGGCCGCCGGGGCATGTCTTCGCAAGACTTTGGCGACATCACCAAATCCAAGCCCGAAGCCAAGCTGGTCGAAAAGAAGACCTCCTCGGGTGGCCGCAACAATCACGGCCGCATCACCTCGCGATTTCGCGGTGGCGGCCACAAGCAGCAGTATCGCGTCATTGACTTCCGGCGCAACAAGACCGGCGTGCCCGCCAAGGTAGTTGCGATCGAGTACGATCCAAACCGCACCGCGCGCATCGCGCTGATTCAGTATATCGGCGACGGCGACATGGCCTACATCTTGGCACCACAGAAACTGTCCGTCGGCGATCAGGTCGTGTCGGCAAACTCAGCTGACATTAAGCCTGGTAACTCGTTGCCGCTGCGCTTCATCCCAGTCGGTACGGAAATTCATTGCGTGTCTCTCAAGGTTGGCGGTCCCGCTCAAATGGGTCGTTCCGCAGGCGCCCGCATCGTGCTCATGGCCAAAGAAGGCGAATGGGCGACCATCCGCCTCCCATCGGGCGAAATGCGACGAGTCCATATTGATTGTCGGGCGTCGATTGGCGCCATCGGCAATACGGAGCATGCCAACATAGAGTGGGGCAAGGCCGGCCGCAAACGCTGGTTGGGCCAACGTCCGCATCAACGCGGCGTTTCCATGAACCCAGTTGACCACCCAATGGGTGGTGGTGAAGGTCGTTCGTCTGGCGGACGTCATCCATGTACGCCATGGGGCAAGCCAACCAAGGGCTACAAAACGCGCCACAACAAGCGGACCGATCAGTTCATCGTTCGTCGTCGCAAGTAACGTATTGAATATAATAGGAATATTGGAGCGCCAGCATGCCACGCAGTATTAAAAAAGGCCCGTACGTTCAGCACTTTCTTATCAAAAAGATCGCCGCTGCACACAAGGAAACCAATCCGGCGAAGCGGGTCATTACGACGTATTCGCGTCGCAGCACGATTACCCCGGATATGGTAGGGATTACGTTTGCCGTCCACAACGGCCGTAAGTTCATCCCCGTCTTTGTTTCTGAGAACATGGTCGGTCACAAGCTGGGCGAGTTTTCACCAACCCGGACCTACACTGGGCACGGCGGCGAAAAGAAGAAATAGCCGACCTTGCACTCAGCGCAGTTGTCTGATAGCTAACCCGCCCGCCAATACGTAGCCAACGTCTCTCAAGGCAACGTAACCGTGGGCACACTGGAAAAGACCATCATGGAAGCCAAATCATTCGTAAGAGGTATATCGATGTCGCCGCGCAAGATGCGCGTCGTCGCTAACCTCGTGCGCGGTAAAGACGTTGAGCAGGCCGTTGGCATGCTCGATCTCATGCCCAAAAAAGCGGCGCAGCATATCTCCAAGGCCATCAAGTCAGCCGCCCACAACGCCGAAGACCAGTCGGGCGGCAAGGTGAGCGTTGAAGACCTTAAAATCCAAACGATTCAAATTGATGGCGGGCCAATTGTCCGCCGCTTCATGCCGCGCTCGATGGGGCGCGCCAATCGTATTCAACATCGAACCAGCCACCTTACGGTGGTCGTAAGCGAGAAGGCATAGTCATGGGTCAGAAAACACATCCTACGGGATTCCGGCTCGGAATCATCAAGACGTGGTCCTCCCGCTGGTACGGCGAAAAGCAGTACTCAAAGTGGTTGCACGAAGACCTCAAGTTGAAGGCTTTTATCAAGAAGAAGCTTAACAACGCGGGCGTCAGCTTTATCGAAATCGAGCGCGCGGCTAGCAAGTGCAAGATTAACATCCACACGGCCCGCCCTGGGATTGTTATCGGCAAGCGTGGCGCTGGCGTGGAAGTTCTCAAAAAAGAAGTTCAGGCGCTTACAGAAAACGAAGTGTTCCTCAACATCATCGAAGTTCGCAAGGCCGAAACCAACGCGCAGCTCGTGGCGGAAAACATCGCTACGCAGCTCGAGCGCCGCATTGCCTTTCGCCGCGCGATGAAAAAAGCCATCCAGACCGGCATGAAGTTCGGTGCCAAGGGTATTCGCGTCGCATCGTCCGGCCGCCTTGGTGGCGCCGAGATGTGTCGCCGCGAGTGGTACCGCGAAGGTCGCGTCCCGCTTCATACGCTGCGCGCAGACATCGAGTATGGCTTTGCCGAGGCCCACACCACATACGGCATCATTGGCGTCAAAGCGTGGGTCTTCCACGGCGAGGTGCTGACCTCGCGCGGTCAAGCCCGCAAGGTTGGGGCGTAAGTCATGTTGTCACCAAAACGATCAAAATTTCGTAAGCAGCACAAGGGTCGGATGACCACCGCCGCTAAGGGCGGGACCGAAGTTTCGTTCGGCGACTTCGGGCTGCAAGTGCTTGAGCCTGGATGGGTCACGGCCCGCCAGATCGAGGCCGCGCGTATTGCCATTAGTCGGTCGATCAAAAAGATCGGCAAGATGTACATCCGCGTGTTTCCCGACAAGCCGATCACCAAGAAGCCAGCCGAAGTTCGAATGGGTGCCGGTAAAGGCAACACCGAGTATTGGGTGGCCGTGGTTAAGCCAGGTCGCGTGATCTTTGAAGTTGAAGGGGTTTCGAAAGAATTGGCCGAGGAAGCCTTTCACCGCGCCCATCACAAGCTGCCAATTAAAACTCAGCTCGTTGCACGCGAGGCCGTATTATGAGCAAAACGAAAGATTCAATCGCCACCCTTCGCGATCTTCCAAAGAGCGAGCTGCTCTTGGCCCGTGGCCGGACGACCGATGAGCTGTTTCGCCTCAAGCTTGGTACCTATACCAACCAGGTGACTTCGTCGGCGCTGGTGCGTTCCAAGCGACGCGAAATCGCTCGCATCAATACTATCCTGCACGGTCGCCAAATCGGCCTTGAACAACAAGGTCAAAAGTAAGAGTTATGACCATGAGCGAGCAAGAACAAATACAAGGCACCCGCCGCACCATTCAAGGTACGGTGAGCTCCAACGCCATGGACAAAACCGTGGTCGTCACCGTGATTCGTCGCGTCCGCGACCGGCGTTTTCACAAGTTCGTGACACGCCGGGTCAAGTACAAGGCGCATGACGAGCACAACAAGTCGAACGTCGGTGATCTCGTTGAGATCATCGAGGCCCGACCTTATAGCAAGACCAAACGCTGGCGTGTCCTTCGCACCGTCAAGGCGTCGAATGAGGTGTTGTCATGATTCAAATGACCTCTGTATTGGATGTCGCTGACAACAGCGGCGCCAAGAAAGTATTTTGCGTAAAAGTTCTCGGAGGCAGCCGACGTCGATACGCGTCGATCGGCGATGTGATCATCGTCTCGATCCGTGAAGCCATTGCTGGCTCCAAGGTTAAGAAGGGCGACACGGCGCGCGCGGTCATCGTCCGTACCGCTCGTGAAATGGCGCGTCCCGACGGCACCTTCATCAAGTTTGACGGCAACTCGGCCGTGCTGATCAACAAGGAAAACGAGCCGATCGGCACACGTATCTTTGGGCCAGTTGCGCGCGAGTTGCGCAATAAGCGTTTTATGAAAATCATCTCGCTCGCACCGGAGGTGCTGTAATGGCGCATATTCGCAAAGGTGACACCGTCGTGGTCACGACCGGCAAAGACAAAGGCAAGCGCGGCAAGGTGCTCAAGCTCGAAGGCGATCGCGTCGTCGTCGAGAAGGTGAACATGGTCAAGCGCCACACCAAGCCCAATCAAAAGAACCCGCAGGGCGGCATCGTGGAGCGTGAAGGCACGGTCCACATTTCTAACGTGCTGCTGTGGGACGAGAAAACCCAAAAAGGCACTCGCACAAAACAAGTTATCGAAGGCGATAGCAAGATTCGGGTTGGCGTCAAATCTGGCACCAAATTCCAATCGGCGAGTATTTAATAATCTTCAGATGACGGTCAGGGACCCATCGCAACAAGGATAATCACGATGGCAACAGACAACAAAAAAGCCTCGAATAAAGGCAGCAAGAAATCAGCAACACCGGCCGAGCCCGCGCAAAAATACAAGCGCGAGGCGGCGCCGCGCCTTAAGGGTGTCTATGACACGCAAGTGCGCGAGACGATGTTCAAGGAGTTTGGCTATACGAGCATGATGCAAGTGCCCCGTATTGTCAAAGTCACGTTGAACATGGGTCTCGGCCGCGCAAACCAAGACGCCAAGGTCATGGAAAACGCGGTGGAGGAGCTAAAGGCCATTTGCGGTCAGGCACCTGTGGTGTGTAAAGCCAAGAAGGACATCGCGACGTTCAAGCTCCGTAAGGGCCAGAAAATCGGCACGATGGTGACCCTGCGCCGTGAGCGCATGTGGGAATTCCTGGACCGACTTTGCAACATCGCGCTGCCGCGTGTTCGCGATTTCCGCGGGGTGTCAGCCAAGGGCTTTGATGGCCGGGGCAATTTTACGCTCGGCATCAAGGAGCAAATTATTTTTCCTGAGATTGAATACGACAAGATCGATTCCATCAAAGGCATGAACATCAGCATCGTTACAACCGCCGCTAACGACGCGGAAGGCCGCGCGCTGCTGACCCATCTCGGCATGCCATTTCGCCAGGCTTCAACTCAGCAAGGAACCGCAGCATGAGCACGTTGATCGACCGGCTTCCCAAGAAGCACAAGTTTCAAGTTCGACATCGCAACCGATGTCTTCGGTGTGGGCGCCCCCGCGCGGTTTACCGCAAGTTTGCGCTTTGTCGTTGTTGTTTCCGGGAACTCGCGCTTCGCGGAGATATCCCCGGTGTCGTGAAGTCGAGTTGGTGAGGCCGCTATGTCGATGACAGATCCTATTGGAGATTTCCTAGCACGCATTCGCAATGCGATTGGCGCGCGCAAGGCTGAGGTTGTTGCGCCCAAGTCTAAAATTAAGCACCGCATCGCCGAGATCCTTCGCGACGAGGGCTTTGTTGATGCCGTCACCACGACGGACGACAGCGTCCAAGGCACGATCAAGGTCGCGCTGCGTTACGACGGCCGGACCGCAAACGCCATTACCGGCTTGCGCCGCGTCTCGCGTCCAGGGCAGCGTTCGTACATTCCTGCCACGGATATCAAGCGCGTGCGCAACGGCCTCGGTATCTCAATCCTTTCAACCTCCCAAGGGCTGATGACCGATCGCGAAGCGCGCAAGCGCGGCGTGGGCGGTGAGTTGCTCTGTGAAATCTGGTGATGTATGTCGCGAATTGGACGTAAACCTTTAGAAGTGCCAAAGGGCGTAACTGTTTCGGTCACGGCTACCGCAATCACGGCTAAGGGGCCTAAAGGCTCTTTGGTTTTGCCGCGGCACAGCGCCATTGAAGTTAAAGAGGACAAAGGTCAGCTCACGTTTCACCGAGCCGATGACTTAGGCCCTTCGCGCGCTGCGCATGGTCTGATGCGCGCATTGACGGCGAATCTGATCAAGGGCGTTTCGCAAGGCTTCGAACGTCAGCTCGAAATTAACGGCGTTGGCTACAAGGCCGAAATTAAAGGCAGCGTTGTGGTGCTGAGCCTCGGTTTTTCGCACCCTGTTGAATTCAAGCTGCCCGAGGGTATCGCGGCTAAGGTCGAAAAGAACGTGTTGACGCTTTCGGGCATCGACAAGCAAGCCGTTGGTGCTGCGGCCGCCAAAGTTCGCAGCTTCAGGCCGCCAGAGCCCTACAAGGGCAAAGGCGTCAAATATATGGAAGAAACCATTCTCCGCAAAGCAGGCAAGACCGCAGGCAAGTGAGCCTGACAATCGTTGTGGTACCGCCGTAACGTTTAGCGCGAACCCCACGACACCAAGAGGACAACATGGCTGGACATATCAAAATCACTTCTCTTAAAGAACGCCGCCGAAGCCGTCGCAAGATTCATATTCGTATGCGCGTGACAGGCTCGCCGGAGCGACCGCGTTTGTCTGTGTTTCGCTCGGCGAAACATATTTATATCCAAGCGATCGACGACCAGTCTGGCAAGGTTCTGGCAGCGGCTTCTGACGTTGAGGCGGCGGTGGCTACGACCGCAAACGATAAAGACAAAAAGGGCCGCGCGCGTTTGGTCGGCGAGGCCATTGGCAAGAAGCTCTTAGCCAAGAATATCAGCGCTGTTGTGTTTGATCGCAACGGCTATGTTTATCACGGGCGCATCAAAGAAGTTGCCGACGGTGCACGCGCGGCTGGCCTACAATTCTAACGAAGGAACGAAGCGATGTCAGTTAAACCAGAAGAAGTAGGCGAGTTAGTCGACAAAGTGGTTTTTGTTAACCGCGTTGCCAAAGTCGTGAAGGGCGGTCGCCGCTTTTCATATTCCGCGCTTGTTGTTGTTGGCGATCAGCTAGGTCACGTTGGCGCCGGTCTCGGCAAAGCCAACGAAGTCCCCGAGGCGATTCGCAAGGGAACCGACCAGGCCAAGCGAAACCTTTTTAAGATCCCCTTGGTTAACGGCACGATCCCCCACGAGGTGACCGGCGAGTTTGGCGCAGCGCAAGTCCTCCTGCGGCCCGCGGCCCCTGGCGCTGGCGTTATTGCCGGTGGCGGCGTGCGCCCGGTACTCGAAGTTGCCGGTGTCAAGGACATCCTTAGCAAGTCGCTTGGAACGTCCAATCCACACAACGTCATTCACGCCGTTGTAAACGCCTTGCAATCCCTGCGTTCAGTCGAGCATGTTGCCCGCGTTCGTGGTAAGTCGCTCGCCGAGATTCGAGGTTAAGTCATGGCGATTAAAATGAAAATCACCCAGATCAAGAGCGGCATCGGTTGTCCGGAGACCCAGCGCCGCACCCTAGCGGGGCTTGGTCTTGGCAAAATGAATCGCTCGGTCGTGCTAGCCGACACCCTCGCAATTCGCGGGATGGTGCGGAAAATTAGCCACTTAATCGTCGTCGAGCCTGCGGAGTAAACTCAAATGGGTACGAACTTACATAACTTAACTCCCAACGCGGGTTCGACGAAGGCGGCAAAGCGTCTTGGTCGCGGTCGCGGCTCGGGCACGGGCAAGACGTCGGGCAAAGGCGTCAAGGGTCAGAAGGCGCGCCCTGGGCATCACGGCGCGATCAAGGCATTCGAAGGCGGCCAAGTTGCGCTGCCACGCCGGATGCCGAAGCGCGGCTTCAAAAATCCTTTTCGCGTCGAGGCGTTTCCTATCAACGTCGCGCTGTTGGAGAAAATCTTTGACGCCGGCGCGACGGTAGACATCGCGTCGTTGCGTGAAAAGGGCGTACTGCCCAAGAAGACCAAGGTGGTCAAAGTGCTCGGCGAAGGCGACTTGCGCAAGAAGTTGACGCTTAAAGTCCAACGAATTTCGGCGTTGGCAAAAGAAAAAGTCGAAAAGCTGGCGGTTCAGTCGAACTGATCGCCAAGTAAATTCCCCTTGCAGAGGATACCTCGTGGCAACGAACGCTGTCGCAAATATCGGTAAATTACCTGAGCTGCGTAAACGCGTAGTTTTCACGCTCGCTATGCTCGCCGTGTATCGCATCGGCGTGTTCATCACGGTGCCGTTTGTGGACCGTTCTCAGATGGAGAACGTGATCTCGAAGGGGGGCGCTGGATCCTTTCTCGGCATGTTCGACATGTTCTCCGGCGGTGCGCTCGAGCAACTCTCGATTTTTATGCTCGGCATCATGCCGTACATCTCGGCCTCGATCGTCATGCAGCTCTTGACGGTCGTCGTGGCGCGGCTGGGGCAGCTAAACAAAGAAGGCGAGCAGGGCCGTAAAAAAATCAATCAATACACCAGATACGGGACCATCGTGGTCGGCCTCGTGCAGTCGTATTTCTTTGCCAAATGGCTTTCTGGCATGAACGGGCTGGTGCCCAATCCAGGCCCTACTTTTACGATCATGACCATGCTCACGGTGACCACTGGGACCGCGTTTATCATGTGGCTTGGCGAGCAAATCACCGAGAAGGGCATCGGCAACGGCGCCTCAATGATCATCTTTGCCGGGATCGTGGCGCGCTTTCCGGATGCGATTGCCCAGTTGTTTACAACCAGCAATAGCGAATCTGGGCTCGGTGGGTTTGGCATGCTCGTGCTTGCCCTTGTCGTCCTCGGCACGGTAGCGGTGATTTGCTACTTTGAGCGAGCCCACCGACGCATTCCCGTTCAGTATACCAAGCGCCAAGTTGGCAGGAAAATGTACCAAGGCGCGCAAAGCTTTTTGCCGATGAAGGTAAATATGGCTAGCGTAATCCCGGCCATCTTTGCCTCGTCGCTGCTGATGTTTCCCGGCCAGATCGCCAATATGTCGTCCCGCCCATGGTTGCAGGACCTGGCGGCAATCTTCAATCCGTCCGACTGGCGCTATAACGTCGTCTTTGTCGTGCTGATCATCTATTTTGCGTATTTCTATACGTCGGCGGTGGCGTTCAATCCCGTCGAGGTTGCAGATAATTTGAAGAAGAGCGGCGGGTTTGTTCCAGGAATTCGCCCCGGCAAAAGCACGGCGGAATACATCGACAAGGTGCTTTCGCGGCTGACGATCGTCGGGGCGCTGTACTTGTCGGCGGTGTGTTTGCTGCCGGTGCTGATGCGGAACTTTATGCACGTGCCGTTTCAGTTCGGCGGCACCGGCCTGCTGATCGTAGTCGGCGTCGCGCTTGACGTCGTTCAGCAGATGGAAGCCCATCTCATCTCGCGAAATTACGACGGCTTCGCTGGGCCACGCGGTCCAAGAATCCGCGGGCGCGCCATCGCCCGCGTTCGGTAGCTTGGCCCGCTGTGCCGATTCATCTCAAGTCCGACCAAGAGTTGCGCCTGATGCGCGAGTCTGGCTTGGTTTGTGCCGACATCCTTGAAGAGCTATGTCGCGCCGCGAGGCCCGGCGTAACGACCCTGGAGCTAGATCTGTTGGCGAGGCGGCTCATCGCCAAGCACAACGTTCAGAGCGCATTCCTTGGCTACTACGACTACCCTGCGGTCATCTGTGCCTCGATAAATAGCGTCATCGTGCACGGGATTCCTCGCAAAGAGGACATCCTCAAAAGCGGAGATATCATCGGGCTTGATTTTGGCATCTTTAAAAACGGGTTCTGTGCCGACACGGCGCGAACAGTGATCATCGGTGCTGCCTCCGATGAGGACCGTTCACTTGTCGTCGATACCCAGAGATCGTTGCAACTCGCAATTGA containing:
- the map gene encoding type I methionyl aminopeptidase: MPIHLKSDQELRLMRESGLVCADILEELCRAARPGVTTLELDLLARRLIAKHNVQSAFLGYYDYPAVICASINSVIVHGIPRKEDILKSGDIIGLDFGIFKNGFCADTARTVIIGAASDEDRSLVVDTQRSLQLAIDLCHVDNRLGDLGSAVQTYAESKGYGVVRDFVGHGIGRRMHEEPAVRNFGRAGEGKRLKRGLVIAIEPMVNAGTPEHIVLNDEWTAVTKDRKNSAHFEHTVAITDNGPWVLTRIDSEPGVAGTLEPITFS